One genomic window of Methanosarcina acetivorans C2A includes the following:
- a CDS encoding KEOPS complex subunit Pcc1: MKITGTIEFPDPKSRQSATRILKALSPDNLRSMESEISDERVAVRFHSEKIGSLLATVDDFLMNVKIGEGVEQTLEKEK, encoded by the coding sequence ATGAAAATCACAGGTACAATTGAGTTTCCTGACCCAAAGTCAAGACAATCGGCAACCAGAATCCTCAAAGCCCTTTCCCCGGACAACCTGAGGAGTATGGAAAGTGAAATCAGTGATGAAAGGGTTGCTGTGCGCTTTCATTCCGAGAAAATCGGTTCTCTTCTTGCAACTGTTGACGATTTTCTTATGAATGTAAAAATAGGGGAAGGAGTCGAACAGACTCTGGAAAAAGAAAAATAA
- the istB gene encoding IS21-like element ISMac3 family helper ATPase IstB → MNNFTYERLHNNLQYLKLNSIEELLDNYLEIAARDNKTTMEVLDYLFEQEKKHREAVAIERRMKSAVFPVKKTLEEFDFEFQKSIDKKAIEDLATLRFVHNSENVVFLGPPGVGKSHLAIALGIEVAKAGISVYFTNTGNLIEKLKIANREGMLEKKLRDLMKYKVLIIDEIGYLPFDEEGAHCLFQLISRRYEKSSTILTSNKSYGEWGEIFKDHVIAAAVLDRILHHSTTINIKGESYRLKERKKQGIKTGNICQ, encoded by the coding sequence ATGAACAACTTCACCTATGAGAGACTTCACAATAACCTGCAATACCTGAAACTTAATTCTATCGAAGAGCTTCTGGATAACTACCTTGAAATTGCTGCAAGGGACAACAAGACAACAATGGAAGTCCTTGATTACTTGTTTGAACAGGAAAAGAAACACAGAGAAGCTGTTGCAATTGAGAGAAGGATGAAAAGTGCAGTTTTTCCCGTTAAAAAGACTCTTGAGGAATTCGATTTTGAATTTCAGAAATCCATTGATAAAAAAGCAATCGAAGACCTTGCAACCTTGAGATTTGTTCATAATTCAGAGAATGTCGTTTTCCTTGGTCCTCCCGGAGTTGGAAAGTCTCATCTTGCAATCGCTCTTGGGATTGAAGTAGCAAAAGCAGGGATTTCGGTTTACTTTACCAATACAGGAAACCTTATCGAGAAGTTGAAAATAGCAAATCGAGAAGGAATGCTTGAAAAGAAACTAAGGGACTTGATGAAATATAAAGTGCTGATAATTGACGAAATAGGGTATCTCCCATTTGACGAAGAAGGAGCTCACTGCCTATTTCAGCTGATCTCAAGACGGTATGAAAAGAGTTCAACGATCTTGACATCAAATAAATCATATGGAGAATGGGGAGAGATATTCAAGGACCATGTAATAGCGGCTGCTGTACTTGATAGGATTCTCCACCATTCAACTACGATTAACATCAAAGGGGAAAGTTACAGGCTGAAAGAAAGGAAGAAACAGGGAATAAAAACAGGAAATATATGCCAGTAA
- a CDS encoding DNA polymerase ligase N-terminal domain-containing protein, translating to MLEEYAKKRDFKKTSEPPANGVEKSSDKSSDEPVFVVQRHDATNLHYDFRLELGGVLKSWAVPKEPPESAGIKRLAIQTEDHPLEYADFEGEIPEGEYGAGKVEIWDKGSFELQKHNEKEIAVTLHGEKLEGDYVLIRTKYGKEGKGWLFFRKKTD from the coding sequence ATGCTTGAGGAATATGCGAAGAAGAGAGATTTTAAAAAGACCTCCGAACCTCCTGCTAACGGGGTCGAAAAGAGTTCGGATAAAAGTTCGGATGAGCCTGTTTTTGTAGTCCAGCGCCATGATGCAACTAACCTTCATTATGATTTTCGCCTGGAACTGGGCGGGGTACTGAAAAGCTGGGCAGTCCCAAAGGAGCCACCTGAAAGTGCCGGCATTAAGAGGCTTGCCATCCAGACTGAAGACCATCCGCTCGAATATGCCGATTTTGAAGGAGAAATCCCCGAAGGAGAGTACGGAGCCGGAAAGGTTGAGATCTGGGACAAGGGAAGCTTCGAGCTTCAGAAACATAACGAGAAAGAAATTGCCGTAACGCTTCACGGAGAAAAACTCGAAGGCGATTATGTGCTGATAAGGACAAAGTACGGAAAAGAGGGCAAAGGATGGCTTTTTTTCAGGAAAAAAACCGATTGA
- a CDS encoding mechanosensitive ion channel family protein — translation MRILQRLNVFILLVLILFLAYIRYLTDFFIQNRFFLDALLVSLVVVLLAYLANSLADNLIMRRVSTSKDRYALRKTVSILITIFAVASLFAIWVERTSTLLIAYGILSAGIAIALQDLLRNIAGGVLIIISRPFKAGDRIQVGDNVGDVLDIGSFSTTIMEIREWVDADQYTGRILQIPNSFALNQTIKNYTRDYSFIWDEIRVMLIYGSNWKKAEEIALKTAGPIVGEFEDMAQKELSLMGKKYFITTYDVQTKLYTKMQENWIEMRLRYVVDPRKRRAISHLLISNILEFLEKEEDIMVGTATSIDLMKAPEKG, via the coding sequence ATGAGGATTCTCCAGAGACTGAATGTTTTTATCCTGCTGGTTTTAATCCTTTTTCTTGCCTACATCCGGTACCTGACTGACTTTTTTATCCAGAACCGGTTTTTTCTGGATGCTCTTCTTGTCTCTTTAGTTGTCGTCCTGCTTGCTTACCTGGCAAACTCCCTTGCCGACAACCTGATCATGAGAAGAGTATCGACTTCAAAAGACCGATATGCCTTGAGGAAAACCGTATCCATCCTCATCACCATCTTTGCTGTTGCCTCTCTTTTTGCAATCTGGGTTGAGCGAACGAGCACCCTGCTTATTGCCTATGGGATCCTGAGCGCAGGAATTGCAATTGCCCTTCAGGACCTCCTGAGAAACATAGCCGGAGGAGTGCTCATAATCATATCCCGCCCTTTCAAAGCAGGTGACAGGATCCAGGTCGGGGACAATGTAGGCGACGTGCTCGATATAGGAAGTTTCAGCACAACAATTATGGAAATCCGGGAATGGGTGGATGCAGACCAGTATACAGGAAGGATTCTCCAGATCCCTAACAGCTTTGCCCTCAACCAGACGATAAAAAACTATACGCGGGATTATTCCTTTATCTGGGACGAAATCCGGGTTATGCTGATTTACGGCAGCAACTGGAAAAAAGCCGAAGAAATTGCCCTTAAAACCGCCGGACCGATTGTAGGGGAGTTTGAGGACATGGCGCAGAAGGAACTCAGTCTCATGGGGAAAAAATATTTCATTACAACCTATGATGTGCAGACAAAACTCTACACAAAGATGCAGGAAAACTGGATCGAAATGCGGTTGAGGTATGTGGTAGATCCCAGAAAAAGGAGAGCAATCAGCCACCTTCTTATCTCAAACATTCTGGAATTCCTGGAAAAAGAAGAGGATATCATGGTGGGAACCGCAACGAGTATCGACCTTATGAAAGCTCCGGAAAAAGGATGA
- a CDS encoding branched-chain amino acid transporter permease has translation MPDTLQMLATITVIALATFATRVLPFLCFGSREPPAMLSTIEKNLPPMILLLLVIYCLKDVQWFLAPYGIPELFTIGIVAGLHLWKRNAMLSIFAGTGLYMALVQFNVFSFL, from the coding sequence ATGCCCGATACTTTGCAAATGCTTGCAACCATCACTGTAATAGCCCTTGCCACTTTTGCTACAAGGGTTCTTCCTTTCCTGTGTTTCGGTTCAAGAGAACCCCCTGCAATGCTCTCCACCATAGAAAAAAACCTGCCACCGATGATCCTCCTGCTTCTGGTCATTTACTGCCTGAAGGATGTACAGTGGTTTTTGGCTCCTTACGGGATTCCGGAACTGTTCACAATAGGGATTGTTGCAGGGCTCCATTTATGGAAAAGGAATGCAATGCTCAGCATTTTTGCAGGCACAGGGCTTTATATGGCACTTGTGCAGTTCAATGTTTTTTCTTTTCTTTGA
- a CDS encoding 4Fe-4S binding protein gives MAEKKIDLSSIKSKGFLPQRQENMFSMRLKVVSGNLDAEKLRAIADAAEKYGSGYVHITSRQQIEVPFVKLEDAETANNELENQGISGGSAGKRVRAVVACQGDRVCRNGLIDCQNLACRIDEKYFGEAVPKKFKVAVTGCPAACVRPQENDFGVMGTVKPEILEENCVGCKLCEKACKVGAITVLDDKIRIDLEKCILCGACIAACRKDALRAEKTGCTIFVGGNGGRHPRQGTKLLELAAEEQLFSILEKTFEYYRREGLDGERFGDLLERLGFEKYREEVLP, from the coding sequence ATGGCTGAAAAAAAAATTGACTTATCTTCAATTAAAAGTAAAGGTTTTCTGCCTCAGAGGCAGGAGAATATGTTTTCAATGCGGCTGAAAGTTGTGAGTGGCAATCTGGATGCCGAAAAACTGCGAGCAATTGCAGACGCAGCCGAAAAATACGGTTCCGGCTATGTCCACATAACTTCAAGGCAGCAGATTGAGGTGCCTTTTGTCAAACTCGAAGATGCGGAAACAGCAAATAATGAACTTGAAAATCAGGGAATTTCGGGAGGTTCTGCCGGAAAAAGGGTACGGGCTGTCGTTGCCTGTCAGGGAGACAGGGTTTGTAGAAACGGGTTGATTGACTGCCAGAACCTGGCGTGCAGAATTGATGAAAAATACTTTGGGGAAGCTGTCCCGAAAAAATTCAAAGTTGCAGTAACAGGATGTCCTGCAGCCTGTGTAAGACCCCAGGAAAATGATTTCGGAGTCATGGGCACGGTGAAGCCTGAAATTCTTGAGGAGAACTGTGTCGGCTGCAAGCTCTGTGAAAAAGCATGTAAAGTGGGAGCAATAACAGTTCTGGATGATAAAATCCGTATAGATCTCGAAAAATGCATCCTTTGCGGGGCATGCATTGCAGCCTGCAGGAAAGATGCCCTGAGGGCGGAAAAAACCGGGTGCACGATCTTTGTCGGAGGAAATGGAGGGCGTCATCCCAGGCAGGGGACAAAGCTTCTTGAGCTTGCAGCCGAGGAGCAGCTATTTTCAATCCTTGAAAAAACCTTTGAGTATTACAGAAGAGAAGGGCTTGATGGGGAGAGGTTCGGAGACCTCCTTGAAAGGCTTGGATTTGAAAAATATAGGGAAGAAGTCCTTCCCTGA
- a CDS encoding type II toxin-antitoxin system HicB family antitoxin has product MTEFVIIIGQDEDGVYVASAPEFPGCHTRAITLDELNTRIKEAIELYLEVKAEKEN; this is encoded by the coding sequence GTGACCGAATTCGTGATTATCATCGGACAGGACGAAGATGGAGTTTACGTAGCTTCTGCGCCTGAATTTCCGGGCTGCCATACCCGGGCAATAACACTTGATGAACTAAACACGAGAATAAAAGAAGCAATTGAACTTTATCTTGAAGTCAAAGCCGAAAAAGAAAATTAA
- a CDS encoding STAS-like domain-containing protein — protein MRKVKEKRVKVRIIEAAGSNFCVAACDGQKVHDIIVDLFRKNRKVELSFAENDELTPAFLNSAVGQLYGTFPAELIEKNLSFADLDPEDEAVLKRVMERAKGYFEHAYSCRKALRDVIGGEDA, from the coding sequence ATGAGGAAGGTTAAGGAAAAGAGGGTGAAAGTAAGAATTATCGAGGCTGCAGGCAGCAATTTCTGTGTTGCAGCCTGTGACGGGCAAAAAGTGCACGACATAATTGTAGACTTATTCCGCAAAAACCGAAAAGTTGAACTCTCTTTTGCAGAGAATGACGAACTTACACCTGCTTTTTTGAATTCTGCTGTGGGGCAGCTTTATGGGACTTTTCCGGCTGAACTGATTGAAAAAAACCTTTCTTTTGCGGATCTTGATCCTGAAGACGAGGCTGTCCTCAAGAGGGTTATGGAGAGGGCAAAAGGCTATTTTGAACATGCGTATTCCTGCAGAAAGGCTCTCAGGGATGTGATAGGAGGAGAAGATGCATAA
- a CDS encoding ferritin family protein: MSFHIITGILTGGKSLFSETIADLENTNQEDLDKEILRAAMIAELDAINLYEQMANLTKNEEIRIILLDIAREEKVHLAMFETVLLQTDSEFLQVYSNYSLARM; encoded by the coding sequence TTGTCTTTCCATATCATTACAGGCATACTTACAGGGGGGAAAAGCCTGTTTTCGGAAACAATTGCAGACCTTGAGAATACCAACCAGGAAGACCTTGATAAAGAAATCCTGAGAGCTGCAATGATCGCAGAACTGGATGCAATTAACCTATACGAACAGATGGCAAACCTGACAAAAAACGAGGAAATCCGTATAATTCTTCTTGACATCGCCAGGGAGGAAAAAGTCCATCTAGCGATGTTTGAGACCGTGCTCCTGCAAACTGACAGTGAATTCTTACAGGTTTACTCCAATTACTCACTTGCCAGAATGTGA
- a CDS encoding AzlC family ABC transporter permease: MTEKEVKRYETREGDRDLFLSALKTTVPVFLGYIPLGMAFGFLMDGAGYHWIYAFLMSLLIYAGAGQFLAVALLAAGAGLPEFVIATLLLNLRHAFYGLSLLDKFSDIGKVKPYLIFALTDETYALLTTAEVPAGGSKARFYFYISALDHFYWVAGSVLGAGLGSLLNLNLEGMAFVLTALFVVLTIEQYFNSSIRFPFVAAVGAGAASLILFSPENMLLISIILGTLILIAREKFGQRDTQLNEGIRQVKGIGQAHATAQPVQDSSQEEN, translated from the coding sequence ATGACTGAAAAGGAGGTAAAAAGGTACGAAACAAGGGAAGGGGATAGGGACCTTTTCCTGAGTGCTCTCAAGACTACGGTTCCCGTGTTTCTCGGATACATACCCCTCGGAATGGCTTTCGGATTTCTGATGGACGGAGCCGGATACCACTGGATTTATGCTTTCCTTATGAGCCTCCTCATTTATGCGGGTGCGGGTCAGTTCCTTGCAGTCGCTTTACTTGCTGCAGGAGCCGGGCTTCCGGAGTTTGTTATAGCCACGCTGCTCCTGAACCTCAGGCATGCCTTTTACGGTTTGTCCCTGCTGGATAAATTTTCCGATATCGGGAAAGTCAAGCCTTACCTTATCTTTGCATTAACTGACGAGACTTATGCCCTCCTGACCACAGCCGAAGTTCCGGCAGGCGGGTCAAAGGCAAGGTTTTACTTCTACATTTCAGCTCTTGACCACTTCTACTGGGTGGCAGGGTCGGTGCTCGGGGCAGGACTTGGCTCCCTGCTGAATCTTAACCTTGAAGGCATGGCCTTTGTACTGACTGCCCTCTTTGTGGTGCTGACAATCGAGCAGTACTTCAACTCCAGCATACGCTTCCCTTTCGTAGCCGCAGTGGGTGCAGGAGCCGCATCCCTTATACTCTTCAGCCCTGAAAACATGCTGTTAATCTCGATTATTCTGGGGACCCTGATTCTGATAGCCAGGGAAAAATTTGGGCAGAGAGATACGCAATTAAATGAAGGCATCAGACAGGTCAAAGGGATCGGACAGGCTCATGCTACAGCACAGCCTGTTCAGGACAGTTCACAGGAGGAAAACTGA
- a CDS encoding type II toxin-antitoxin system VapC family toxin encodes MHKSVHRAVVYPLKRSVRLRPGKTLPVKPSPAPIHSTETYDFPPEQSYFFDTNIWLYIYGPIGWPDQKSAIYSRTLREIRNSNGTIYINCMIISEFINAFSRIEFKQQTDYSRFKDFRNSLSFRPIAKDITSNVKKILRNTLACDPDLNVIDLPEIMSFFEQGKYDFNDLLFAEICRAKGLVFVTHDKDFSDMGVEILTANEKLLHR; translated from the coding sequence ATGCATAAGAGTGTCCACCGCGCGGTAGTTTATCCTTTAAAGCGCAGTGTCAGGCTCCGCCCCGGAAAGACCCTGCCTGTGAAGCCAAGCCCGGCACCTATCCATTCCACAGAAACCTACGATTTTCCTCCTGAACAGAGTTATTTTTTTGACACCAATATCTGGCTCTATATCTACGGCCCCATAGGCTGGCCTGACCAGAAATCTGCCATATATTCCAGAACCTTAAGAGAAATCCGGAACTCAAACGGTACGATCTACATAAACTGCATGATAATCTCGGAATTTATCAATGCCTTTTCCAGAATCGAGTTCAAACAGCAGACGGATTACTCAAGGTTCAAGGATTTCAGAAACTCACTTAGCTTCCGTCCAATTGCCAAAGACATTACCTCAAACGTAAAGAAAATCCTCCGAAACACCCTTGCCTGCGACCCCGACTTAAATGTCATAGACCTGCCGGAAATCATGAGTTTCTTTGAACAGGGAAAGTACGACTTCAACGACCTGCTCTTTGCAGAAATCTGCCGCGCCAAAGGGCTGGTCTTCGTGACCCATGATAAGGACTTCAGCGATATGGGAGTTGAGATTCTGACCGCAAACGAGAAGCTGCTGCACAGGTGA
- a CDS encoding SAM-dependent methyltransferase, with product MEMSENAEKDFNNMNKMFKEMVGPGSKTAMGVLLVRFFESQKPENERICYDPYAVYFINPETLEWGANHPDEAGKMHEQLDRFFPGRNNSIVARVRFFDDFVKKSIDEGIEQLVILGAGYDSRAYRIEGLEKIKTFEVDHPATQNLKMEKLKIIFGSLPDHVVYVPCNLETEDFGQRLIDMGYNRHVKTLFLMEGLLMYLQPGVVDEILSFIVKNSGKNSSILFDYFPQSAVDGSSKLEAGRNIRNQVSQLGEPFKFGIKEGTVETFLTQRGFTQACNVTMEDCKKAYFQGINKNRIVDSLKSFVYAVVQ from the coding sequence ATGGAAATGTCCGAGAATGCAGAGAAAGATTTCAACAATATGAACAAAATGTTTAAGGAAATGGTTGGACCTGGCAGCAAGACAGCCATGGGAGTTTTACTTGTCAGATTCTTTGAATCTCAGAAGCCTGAAAACGAACGAATCTGTTATGATCCATATGCAGTCTACTTCATCAACCCGGAGACTTTGGAGTGGGGAGCTAACCATCCGGATGAAGCAGGAAAAATGCATGAGCAACTGGACAGATTTTTTCCGGGAAGAAATAACTCAATCGTTGCTAGAGTCAGATTTTTTGACGATTTTGTGAAAAAGTCAATCGATGAAGGTATAGAGCAACTGGTTATATTAGGTGCAGGATATGATTCACGTGCCTATCGGATTGAAGGATTGGAGAAGATCAAAACTTTCGAGGTAGACCATCCTGCTACGCAAAATCTCAAAATGGAAAAACTAAAAATAATCTTTGGAAGTTTGCCGGATCATGTTGTCTATGTCCCTTGCAATTTAGAAACCGAAGACTTCGGTCAAAGGTTGATAGACATGGGATATAACCGGCATGTTAAGACTCTCTTCCTGATGGAGGGGCTCTTAATGTACCTCCAGCCAGGGGTGGTAGACGAGATCTTATCTTTTATTGTAAAGAACTCAGGAAAGAACAGTAGCATTCTCTTCGATTATTTTCCCCAATCTGCAGTTGATGGAAGTTCCAAGCTTGAGGCGGGAAGGAATATTCGGAATCAAGTGTCACAGCTGGGAGAACCATTTAAGTTCGGTATCAAGGAAGGAACTGTTGAGACATTCCTTACACAGCGTGGATTTACACAGGCATGCAATGTAACCATGGAAGACTGTAAAAAAGCCTATTTTCAAGGAATAAATAAAAACAGAATAGTTGATAGCCTGAAGTCTTTCGTCTACGCCGTTGTTCAATAA
- a CDS encoding lectin like domain-containing protein produces the protein MILFPCFYGSSSLAAGSSENFELSQNNTSLSEPSIETAPLNPDFLEPEGSESTDPISSSEEEDFSGTGYTPSPVSLSGLSRPAERLLLRASASELPATFDLRTEGLVSSVQNQGNTGSCWAFSSLASFESYILGAEGESWDFSENNMKNLVTKYYSDGFDFDVNDGGNAFMAMAYLARWAGPVNETEDPFSETSISSPTGLPVQKHVQEALILPDRTGPLDNGVIKQALMDYGAVYSTMYIDKTIYYQENNHAYLYTGSGKVNHAITIVGWNDSFDRNMFKQIPAGDGAFIVKNSWGESWGEGGYFYISYYDTRLGYEENAVFTAAEQDNFDYNYQYDPLGWINQIGYSGSLTAWGGNVFTSGGDEILEAVGFYTTDLDTAYEIYVYKNPTDGPLSQSGSFVANENGTCAFPGYHTQLLSSPVDLSAGEKFSVVIKFSNPSSENPLALEYKLSGYSSKARANSGEGYISSNGISWQDLTLVEDKVYDYSEANLCIKAFTIVSGLPEADFSSNITSWVSPLTVQFTDLSKDAFSWEWDLNGDGIVDSTAQNPVYTYSSNKTYTVSLNVSNRNGLDSETKTNYITVAPLSILSASPNENVTTYEEEGEQAFSISTNHNSTVRWYLNGVLKSSESGVTSSSYSNSALSPGTYTVTARAVTGSETVARTWTWTVRDWNPWDDSTSQEGTDISTGELQEAIHVYKNNLPVPNTGVELTSSRLEELIWLWREGSAN, from the coding sequence ATGATCTTATTTCCGTGTTTTTACGGCAGTTCTTCCCTTGCCGCCGGAAGTTCCGAAAACTTCGAGTTGTCCCAGAACAATACTTCTCTTTCAGAACCTTCGATTGAAACGGCTCCCCTGAACCCTGACTTTCTGGAACCTGAAGGCTCAGAGTCAACTGACCCTATTTCTTCTTCTGAAGAGGAAGATTTTTCAGGTACCGGATATACTCCATCTCCGGTAAGCCTATCAGGGCTTTCAAGGCCTGCCGAAAGGCTTTTACTTAGAGCATCAGCTTCGGAACTCCCCGCAACTTTCGATCTGCGCACTGAAGGCCTGGTTAGCTCTGTGCAAAACCAGGGAAATACCGGAAGCTGCTGGGCTTTTTCAAGCCTTGCATCCTTTGAATCTTACATTCTGGGGGCAGAAGGAGAAAGTTGGGACTTTTCCGAAAATAACATGAAAAACCTCGTTACAAAATACTATTCCGACGGTTTTGACTTTGATGTCAATGACGGAGGAAACGCTTTCATGGCTATGGCATACCTTGCCCGATGGGCAGGGCCTGTAAACGAAACTGAAGACCCTTTTAGTGAGACCTCTATCTCCTCCCCTACAGGACTTCCCGTGCAAAAACATGTTCAAGAAGCGCTCATACTGCCTGACAGAACGGGCCCTCTGGACAATGGGGTGATAAAACAGGCACTTATGGATTACGGAGCTGTGTATTCCACGATGTACATAGATAAAACGATCTATTACCAGGAAAATAACCATGCCTATCTATACACAGGATCGGGTAAAGTCAACCATGCAATAACCATCGTAGGCTGGAACGATTCATTTGACAGGAACATGTTCAAACAAATCCCCGCAGGAGACGGGGCTTTTATTGTAAAGAATAGCTGGGGCGAGTCCTGGGGGGAAGGAGGATATTTCTATATTTCCTATTATGACACCAGGCTCGGATACGAAGAAAATGCCGTGTTTACGGCTGCAGAGCAGGACAACTTTGACTACAATTACCAGTATGATCCACTCGGATGGATAAATCAGATCGGGTACTCCGGATCTTTAACTGCCTGGGGTGGCAATGTATTTACTTCGGGAGGGGACGAAATACTTGAGGCTGTAGGATTCTATACTACGGATCTCGATACGGCTTACGAGATATATGTTTACAAAAACCCGACAGATGGTCCCCTCAGTCAGTCGGGGAGTTTTGTTGCAAATGAAAACGGGACCTGTGCATTTCCTGGCTACCATACTCAGCTGCTGAGCTCGCCAGTAGACCTGAGTGCAGGGGAAAAATTTTCAGTGGTTATCAAGTTCAGCAATCCTTCCTCCGAAAACCCGCTTGCCCTTGAGTATAAGCTTTCCGGTTATAGCAGCAAGGCACGGGCCAATTCCGGAGAAGGTTATATCAGTTCAAATGGAATCAGCTGGCAAGACCTGACATTAGTAGAAGATAAAGTATACGACTATTCCGAAGCAAACCTCTGCATAAAGGCTTTCACCATTGTTAGCGGTCTCCCTGAGGCTGACTTCTCGTCAAATATCACCAGCTGGGTTTCTCCTCTTACAGTCCAGTTTACCGACCTCTCTAAGGATGCCTTTTCCTGGGAATGGGACCTGAACGGGGACGGAATTGTGGACTCAACAGCCCAAAACCCGGTCTATACCTATAGCTCCAACAAAACTTATACCGTTTCGCTGAATGTCAGCAACAGGAACGGGCTTGACTCCGAGACAAAGACCAATTACATAACAGTTGCCCCACTCTCAATCCTCTCTGCAAGCCCAAACGAAAATGTTACAACCTATGAAGAAGAAGGGGAGCAGGCGTTCAGCATCAGCACAAACCATAACAGCACTGTACGCTGGTACCTTAACGGGGTGTTAAAGAGTTCCGAATCCGGTGTTACAAGCAGCTCCTATTCCAACAGTGCCCTCTCCCCCGGAACTTATACTGTTACCGCTCGCGCTGTAACAGGAAGCGAAACGGTTGCACGCACCTGGACCTGGACAGTCCGCGACTGGAACCCCTGGGACGATTCGACCTCTCAGGAAGGAACTGACATAAGCACAGGAGAACTCCAGGAAGCGATACATGTCTATAAAAACAATCTCCCTGTCCCGAACACAGGGGTAGAACTGACAAGTTCCAGGCTCGAGGAACTTATATGGCTCTGGCGTGAAGGGTCTGCAAATTGA
- a CDS encoding DHHA1 domain-containing protein, with the protein MSELEKLINLAKNAADKIRKHRFVRIVSHNDADGLTSAGIMALTLLRAGIGFQLSIAGKLDETVIEEVNRTVSKGDMVIFCDMGSGQPELTAKVAADVVVLDHHKPVGQSPAKVMVNAHLVGIDGATDISASGTCYLVARELGTGNIDLAGLAIAGAVGDRQLFRTANAFILDEALKAGVVSIRKGLKVGDGALADVLAYSTEPFLDVTGYPEKAAEFLNQLGLSGNIENLSEEEVSKLASAIALKLVRQASTEAIEAVIGDIFLLNRELVHNVYDFISILNTCGKQKVYGLALALCLKDPTIVGEALSLTKEHEKNLAMDIRESVEKTRKGENIWYINTVDALSTGSLATTVVRYLHPELPFICVNESEGILKVSARGTRELVSRGLDLAFALREAAGAVGGNGGGHSVASGASIPLGSTEEFLSIVDQIIGDQLRKNISGKAK; encoded by the coding sequence TTGAGCGAGCTTGAAAAACTGATTAACCTTGCAAAAAATGCAGCCGATAAAATCCGGAAGCATAGATTTGTGCGCATAGTTTCACATAATGATGCCGACGGGCTGACTTCAGCCGGGATCATGGCCCTGACTCTGTTACGAGCAGGTATAGGTTTCCAGCTTTCAATAGCAGGGAAACTGGACGAGACTGTAATCGAAGAAGTGAACAGGACCGTATCGAAAGGAGACATGGTCATTTTCTGTGATATGGGCAGCGGACAACCGGAACTTACAGCTAAGGTTGCGGCCGACGTCGTGGTGCTTGACCACCACAAGCCGGTAGGGCAGTCCCCTGCAAAAGTCATGGTAAACGCCCATCTAGTAGGAATCGACGGGGCAACGGATATCTCGGCTTCAGGCACCTGCTATCTTGTAGCCAGAGAACTCGGGACAGGAAACATCGACCTTGCAGGGCTGGCAATTGCAGGCGCAGTCGGAGACAGGCAGCTTTTCCGGACTGCAAACGCTTTTATTCTGGACGAAGCCTTGAAAGCAGGAGTCGTGTCCATCAGGAAAGGGCTGAAGGTGGGGGATGGAGCCCTTGCGGATGTACTCGCATACAGCACGGAACCTTTCCTGGATGTAACCGGCTACCCGGAAAAAGCAGCCGAATTCTTAAATCAGTTAGGGCTTTCCGGAAACATTGAAAACCTGTCCGAAGAAGAGGTATCGAAACTTGCAAGTGCCATTGCCCTGAAACTTGTCAGGCAGGCAAGTACTGAGGCAATCGAAGCCGTCATAGGAGACATCTTTTTGCTGAACCGGGAGCTGGTGCATAACGTATATGACTTCATCTCCATTCTCAATACCTGCGGGAAGCAAAAGGTTTACGGGCTTGCCCTTGCGCTTTGTCTGAAAGACCCGACCATTGTTGGAGAAGCCCTCTCTCTTACAAAGGAGCATGAAAAGAACCTTGCTATGGATATCCGGGAAAGCGTGGAAAAAACCCGTAAAGGGGAAAACATCTGGTACATCAACACGGTTGATGCCCTCTCTACAGGAAGCCTTGCCACAACCGTGGTCAGATACCTTCACCCCGAACTCCCCTTCATCTGCGTAAACGAATCCGAGGGAATCCTGAAGGTTTCTGCCAGGGGGACCCGCGAACTTGTATCAAGAGGCCTTGACCTTGCCTTTGCCCTCAGGGAAGCTGCAGGTGCAGTCGGTGGAAACGGAGGCGGGCATAGTGTCGCATCCGGGGCCTCAATTCCCTTAGGAAGTACGGAAGAGTTTCTGAGCATCGTTGACCAGATCATAGGAGACCAGCTCAGGAAAAATATCAGTGGGAAGGCAAAGTAA